Proteins from one Rhizobium bangladeshense genomic window:
- a CDS encoding amino acid aminotransferase has protein sequence MFDQLNSRPADSLLALIKAFQADDRPGKIDLGVGVYRDAMGHTPVMHAVKAAEQFLLETQDSKKYLGPEGDLQFVRLLEPIIFGKSPKFAQRLAGIQTPGGSGALRLGAELIKAANPSAKVLLGTPSWPNHAPIFASARLDVKEYEFIDLTLQQVTFESVVSALSSAGEGDVVLLHGCCHNPTGIDFTMEQWREITDLLLTHRLVPFIDLAYQGLGDGLEQDAAPTRMILNAVDEALIAYSCDKNFGLYRERVGALYVVARNADDVRKAESNVAALARVNWSMPPDHGAAIVRCILESPEMTAMWRVELDEMCERVNGNRSALAAASPDLAFIGRQRGLFSNLSMAKEMAVVLRARHGIYMADSGRMNLAGMQPADADAIVAALRAEGCLGVVIEHTVGA, from the coding sequence GTGTTTGACCAACTGAACAGCCGGCCGGCCGATAGCCTGCTCGCACTCATCAAGGCCTTCCAGGCCGACGATCGTCCCGGGAAGATCGACCTCGGCGTCGGCGTTTATCGAGACGCGATGGGACACACGCCCGTCATGCACGCCGTCAAGGCGGCGGAGCAGTTTCTCCTGGAGACCCAGGACAGCAAGAAATATCTCGGCCCGGAGGGCGATTTGCAGTTCGTGCGCCTGCTGGAGCCGATCATCTTCGGCAAATCGCCGAAATTTGCCCAACGCCTCGCCGGCATTCAGACGCCGGGCGGCAGCGGCGCGCTTCGTCTCGGCGCGGAACTCATTAAGGCGGCAAATCCATCGGCGAAGGTTCTGCTCGGAACTCCGAGTTGGCCCAATCATGCGCCGATCTTCGCTTCGGCACGCTTGGACGTAAAGGAATATGAATTCATTGACCTGACGTTACAGCAGGTGACATTCGAAAGCGTCGTCTCCGCCTTGTCTTCCGCCGGGGAAGGCGACGTCGTGCTGCTTCACGGTTGCTGCCATAACCCGACCGGCATCGATTTCACCATGGAGCAGTGGCGAGAAATTACCGATCTCCTCCTTACGCACAGGCTGGTGCCCTTCATCGACCTTGCCTATCAGGGGCTCGGCGACGGTCTCGAACAGGATGCCGCGCCGACACGAATGATCCTCAATGCCGTCGACGAGGCGCTCATCGCCTATTCCTGTGACAAGAACTTCGGTCTTTATCGCGAACGCGTCGGCGCGCTCTATGTCGTGGCCCGCAATGCCGATGACGTCAGAAAGGCTGAAAGCAACGTGGCGGCACTTGCCCGCGTCAACTGGTCCATGCCGCCGGACCATGGGGCCGCCATCGTCAGGTGTATTCTTGAAAGCCCGGAAATGACGGCGATGTGGCGCGTTGAACTCGACGAGATGTGCGAGCGCGTCAACGGCAATCGTTCAGCACTTGCCGCCGCTTCACCCGACCTTGCCTTCATCGGCCGGCAACGCGGCCTGTTTTCCAACCTCTCCATGGCAAAAGAAATGGCGGTCGTGCTGAGAGCCAGGCACGGCATTTACATGGCGGATTCCGGGCGCATGAATCTAGCCGGCATGCAGCCGGCCGACGCCGACGCCATCGTCGCAGCGCTTAGGGCAGAAGGCTGCCTGGGGGTCGTAATCGAACATACCGTTGGAGCCTGA
- a CDS encoding Lrp/AsnC family transcriptional regulator, whose product MLDPFDIKLLAALQQNSELTQSELSQKVNLSATQCARRLERLRNEKYIQSVVAILNPVKLGFTVVAHTLVSLRAHTEVGNERLHRFIETAPEILECYSQTGDADFLMKVMTRDLEHLSQFLERMIRVTDNLASVKSSIVLRTIKKTTALPLQIVT is encoded by the coding sequence ATGCTTGACCCATTCGATATCAAATTGCTCGCCGCTCTCCAGCAAAACAGCGAGCTGACGCAAAGTGAACTCTCTCAGAAGGTCAATCTCTCGGCCACTCAATGCGCCCGCCGTTTGGAAAGGCTGCGCAATGAGAAATATATCCAGAGCGTCGTCGCCATCCTCAACCCGGTGAAACTGGGATTCACCGTCGTCGCCCATACGCTTGTCAGCCTTCGAGCGCATACAGAGGTTGGAAACGAGCGGCTCCATCGTTTCATCGAGACTGCGCCGGAGATCCTGGAATGTTACTCGCAGACGGGCGACGCCGATTTTCTGATGAAGGTCATGACGCGCGACCTCGAACATCTCAGCCAGTTTCTGGAAAGAATGATCCGTGTCACCGACAATCTCGCGTCGGTAAAGTCGAGCATCGTTCTCAGGACGATCAAAAAGACGACCGCTTTGCCGCTGCAGATTGTGACGTGA
- a CDS encoding ABC transporter ATP-binding protein, which produces MSIKADNLTWKIGRKTIVDDVSLEAQPGRMLGLLGPNGSGKTSLLRLLAGLRRPHSGRVTLDRNDIGKIGRRSIARRIAFVEQHATTNANLTVVDVVKLGRFPHRSMFSGWTAADEEAVEAALARAGMVEKRDERWQNLSGGEKQRTHIARALAQSPQELILDEPTNHLDIQHQIGLMRLVSGLPITSIIALHDLNHAAMFCDELIIMQQGRIVASGAPEDVLSEKLLREVFSVEARIEASPYHSRPHIHYIR; this is translated from the coding sequence ATGAGCATCAAGGCTGACAATCTCACCTGGAAAATTGGAAGGAAGACCATTGTCGACGACGTCTCGCTGGAGGCGCAGCCGGGCAGGATGCTTGGCCTGCTCGGACCGAACGGCTCCGGCAAGACCTCTCTTCTGCGCCTTCTGGCCGGATTGCGGCGGCCGCATTCCGGCCGCGTCACGCTCGATCGGAACGACATCGGAAAGATCGGCCGTCGCTCGATCGCCCGGCGCATCGCCTTCGTCGAGCAGCACGCCACGACGAATGCCAATCTGACGGTTGTCGACGTCGTCAAGCTTGGCCGGTTTCCGCACCGTTCGATGTTTTCAGGCTGGACAGCGGCTGATGAAGAAGCCGTTGAAGCAGCGCTCGCGCGCGCCGGCATGGTGGAAAAGCGCGACGAGCGCTGGCAGAACCTGTCCGGCGGCGAAAAGCAGCGGACCCATATTGCAAGGGCGCTTGCCCAGTCGCCGCAGGAACTGATCCTCGACGAGCCCACAAACCATCTAGACATCCAGCACCAGATCGGCCTCATGCGGCTCGTCTCCGGCCTGCCGATCACCAGCATCATCGCCCTGCACGATCTCAACCATGCCGCCATGTTTTGCGATGAGCTAATCATCATGCAGCAGGGCAGGATCGTCGCCTCAGGCGCACCTGAGGATGTGCTGAGCGAGAAGCTCCTGCGCGAGGTCTTTTCGGTCGAGGCCCGCATCGAAGCCTCGCCCTATCATTCGCGCCCGCATATCCACTATATCAGGTGA
- a CDS encoding FecCD family ABC transporter permease, translated as MTEAGSFFRQLGAVTTLLLASLCLITVAVGVSVGIGDLPIPLTTTFSAVTNRLGWTAIELNRIHETVIWDYRLSRALVAAFCGAGLALSGAIMQSLLRNPLAEPYVLGISAGASTGAVAIVILGVGAGAVSLSAGAFAGAFAAFFFVALLSNGTRGGADRTILAGVAASQLFNASTSYIVTTSANAQQARDVMFWLLGSFSGVRWPEFALVSIVVGLGLVACLFYARVLDAFAFGDEAASSLGVNVARARMALFALTAMMTATIVSMVGSIGFVGLVVPHVARFVVGPLHIRLLPACAIAGAIFMMLADIAARALIPNQVLPIGVVTALVGVPFFSIILYRFQRAS; from the coding sequence GTGACGGAAGCGGGTAGTTTCTTCAGGCAGCTCGGAGCAGTCACGACACTGCTCCTGGCCTCTCTCTGTCTCATCACTGTCGCCGTCGGCGTCAGCGTCGGGATCGGCGACCTGCCGATCCCGCTCACGACCACCTTTTCGGCGGTCACCAACCGGCTAGGCTGGACTGCGATCGAGCTGAACCGCATCCATGAGACGGTGATCTGGGATTATCGTCTGAGCCGCGCGCTCGTCGCCGCCTTCTGCGGCGCGGGGCTGGCGCTATCGGGCGCCATCATGCAGTCGCTGCTGCGCAACCCACTTGCCGAACCCTATGTGCTCGGCATTTCCGCTGGCGCCTCCACCGGCGCCGTCGCAATCGTCATCCTCGGGGTTGGCGCCGGCGCTGTTTCGCTCTCAGCGGGCGCCTTTGCCGGCGCCTTCGCGGCCTTCTTCTTCGTGGCGCTGCTCTCGAACGGAACGCGCGGCGGGGCGGACCGCACCATCCTCGCCGGTGTCGCCGCATCGCAGCTCTTCAACGCCTCGACCTCCTACATCGTCACAACCTCGGCCAATGCGCAGCAGGCCCGCGACGTGATGTTCTGGCTGCTCGGCAGCTTCAGCGGCGTGCGTTGGCCAGAATTTGCGCTGGTCTCCATCGTCGTCGGCCTCGGCCTGGTTGCCTGCCTGTTCTACGCCCGTGTGCTCGACGCTTTCGCGTTCGGCGACGAGGCGGCGTCTTCACTCGGCGTCAATGTCGCCCGCGCGCGCATGGCGCTCTTTGCGCTGACGGCGATGATGACGGCCACGATCGTCAGCATGGTCGGGTCGATCGGCTTTGTCGGCCTGGTCGTGCCGCATGTCGCCCGCTTTGTCGTCGGCCCCCTCCATATCCGCCTCCTGCCGGCCTGCGCAATCGCCGGGGCAATCTTCATGATGCTCGCCGACATCGCCGCGCGCGCGCTCATCCCCAACCAGGTCCTGCCGATCGGCGTTGTCACGGCGCTGGTCGGCGTTCCGTTCTTCTCGATCATACTCTACCGGTTCCAGCGGGCATCATGA
- a CDS encoding ABC transporter substrate-binding protein, which produces MTNLKSLLAACGLSALIGLVATPSLAGSTTYPLTLENCGAQVTFKTAPERAIGLGQNSAEVLLLLGLQDKMVGTAFWPSKVLPQLAEANAKVKLLTVEMPTFESMLAENPDFVAAALPSLVGPNSKIAKREDFDKVGVATYLSPSTCLSTKDAKDQYGSRGELWNMDLLYKEIDELSQIFNVADRGQALIADFKAREAKLRGSVAKDGQNLSYVFWFSSPSPSADAYVGGKNSASGFIADLLGGHNAITADAEWPTVGWEGIIGANPDVIVVASLDRNRWELDKPEAKIKFLNTDPAVSQIPAVKNKALVVMDGQAMNPTIRTIYGAEQVAEQLKALGLLK; this is translated from the coding sequence GTGACCAACCTTAAATCGCTTCTGGCCGCCTGCGGCCTCTCCGCCCTGATCGGCCTTGTGGCAACGCCGTCATTGGCCGGTTCGACCACCTACCCGCTGACCCTTGAAAATTGCGGCGCTCAGGTGACGTTCAAGACGGCGCCGGAACGGGCGATCGGGCTTGGCCAGAACAGCGCCGAAGTTCTGCTGCTGCTCGGCCTTCAGGACAAGATGGTCGGCACCGCCTTCTGGCCGAGCAAGGTCCTGCCGCAGCTCGCTGAGGCCAATGCCAAGGTCAAGCTTCTCACCGTCGAGATGCCGACCTTCGAATCGATGCTCGCCGAAAATCCCGATTTTGTCGCCGCGGCCTTGCCGAGCTTGGTCGGGCCGAACAGCAAGATCGCCAAACGCGAGGATTTCGACAAGGTCGGCGTCGCCACCTACCTCTCGCCCAGCACCTGCCTCAGCACCAAGGACGCCAAGGACCAGTATGGCAGCCGCGGCGAACTCTGGAACATGGACCTTCTCTACAAGGAGATCGACGAACTCTCGCAGATTTTCAACGTCGCGGATCGCGGCCAGGCGCTGATCGCCGATTTCAAGGCGCGTGAAGCCAAGCTCCGCGGGAGCGTTGCCAAGGACGGTCAGAACCTGTCCTACGTCTTCTGGTTTTCGAGCCCCAGTCCGTCGGCCGATGCCTATGTCGGCGGCAAGAACAGCGCCTCCGGCTTCATAGCCGATCTGCTCGGCGGACATAATGCCATCACTGCGGACGCGGAATGGCCGACCGTAGGCTGGGAGGGCATCATCGGCGCCAATCCCGATGTCATCGTTGTCGCAAGCCTCGACCGCAACCGCTGGGAACTCGACAAGCCCGAAGCAAAGATCAAGTTCCTGAACACCGATCCGGCCGTCAGCCAGATCCCTGCCGTCAAGAACAAGGCTCTCGTCGTCATGGACGGTCAGGCGATGAACCCGACCATCCGCACGATCTATGGCGCCGAGCAGGTGGCTGAGCAGCTGAAGGCTCTCGGTCTCCTGAAGTGA
- a CDS encoding alpha/beta fold hydrolase — protein MFESFSLDTVDVGTGSLRVRHGGSGPAVLLLHGHPRTHMTWGKVADQLSPDYTIVCPDLPGFGRSYQPADAPDSSNSSKRAKAEALVALMRRLGHENFAVVGHDRGSLTAFRMAMDHPHRVQKLAIADGIPVIEHLERADWKFARDWYHWFFFAQPEKPERAISADPLAWYDKLSPDLMGRQAYDDLIDVIHDPAVIHGMIEDYRAGLRIDHLHDREDREAGRKVTCPMLCLWSLSDDMEQIYGDPVAIWRNWAMDVRGFGIDSGHHVAEENPEALAQAIANFLENG, from the coding sequence ATGTTCGAGAGTTTTTCTCTTGATACCGTGGACGTCGGCACGGGTTCGCTTCGTGTCCGCCACGGCGGATCGGGGCCCGCCGTTCTTCTGCTCCACGGCCATCCCAGGACACATATGACCTGGGGCAAGGTGGCCGATCAGCTTTCTCCCGATTACACGATCGTCTGTCCCGACCTGCCCGGTTTCGGTCGCTCCTATCAGCCGGCCGATGCTCCAGACAGCAGCAACTCTTCGAAGCGCGCTAAGGCTGAAGCTCTAGTCGCGCTGATGCGGCGACTGGGCCACGAGAACTTCGCGGTGGTCGGCCACGACCGCGGAAGCCTGACCGCCTTCCGCATGGCGATGGACCATCCCCATCGCGTGCAGAAACTCGCCATCGCCGATGGCATTCCCGTCATCGAGCATCTCGAACGCGCCGACTGGAAATTCGCCAGGGATTGGTATCACTGGTTCTTCTTTGCTCAGCCGGAAAAGCCGGAACGGGCGATCTCGGCCGATCCTCTGGCGTGGTACGACAAACTCTCGCCTGACCTGATGGGAAGGCAAGCCTATGACGACCTCATCGACGTCATCCACGATCCAGCCGTGATCCACGGGATGATCGAGGATTACCGCGCCGGTCTCAGAATCGATCACCTTCACGACCGCGAGGACCGCGAAGCCGGCCGGAAAGTGACCTGCCCTATGCTCTGCCTCTGGTCGCTCAGCGACGATATGGAGCAAATCTATGGTGATCCCGTCGCCATCTGGCGGAACTGGGCGATGGACGTGCGCGGCTTCGGCATTGACAGCGGCCATCACGTGGCCGAGGAAAATCCTGAGGCGCTTGCACAGGCGATCGCGAATTTTCTCGAAAATGGATAG